The Streptomyces sp. NBC_01775 genome includes a region encoding these proteins:
- a CDS encoding NADP-dependent oxidoreductase, whose protein sequence is MKRVSFAEFGGPDVLQLVDAEEPHAGPGQVRITVRAAGVNPVDWRIREGQFQKERRTVHQPIELPAGIGQDASGVVDEVGEGVEGIEVGDHVFGRGSNTYAEFAVLWAWARMPEGLTFEEAAGYPSVVETALRIIREVGVQPGQTLLVSGASGGVGSAVLQIARERGITVIGTAGAANQDYLRSLGALATTYGEGWVERVRQLGQVDAALDLAGSGVIRELVELTGDPQKVITIGDLGASEFGVRFSGVSGDKAAALAEAAGLISRGKLHIPVEKSYTLAEAPAAHADSQAGHTRGRRVLVV, encoded by the coding sequence ATGAAGAGAGTGAGCTTCGCCGAGTTCGGCGGTCCGGACGTTCTGCAACTCGTAGACGCCGAGGAGCCCCACGCGGGCCCCGGCCAGGTACGCATCACGGTGCGGGCGGCGGGCGTGAACCCCGTCGACTGGAGGATCCGTGAAGGCCAGTTCCAGAAAGAGCGCCGTACGGTGCACCAGCCGATCGAGTTGCCCGCCGGAATCGGGCAGGACGCCTCCGGGGTGGTGGACGAGGTCGGCGAGGGCGTCGAAGGGATCGAGGTCGGCGACCACGTGTTCGGCAGAGGATCGAACACCTATGCCGAGTTCGCCGTGCTGTGGGCCTGGGCCCGTATGCCGGAGGGGCTGACGTTCGAAGAGGCGGCCGGGTACCCCTCCGTGGTGGAGACCGCGCTGCGCATCATCCGCGAGGTCGGTGTGCAGCCCGGGCAGACGCTGCTCGTCAGCGGTGCGTCCGGGGGAGTCGGATCGGCGGTGCTACAGATCGCCCGCGAGCGCGGCATCACGGTGATCGGCACGGCCGGAGCCGCGAACCAGGACTATCTGCGCAGCCTGGGTGCCCTCGCCACGACGTACGGCGAGGGCTGGGTCGAGCGGGTGCGGCAGCTCGGCCAGGTCGACGCGGCCCTCGACCTGGCCGGCTCGGGTGTGATCCGCGAACTCGTCGAGCTGACCGGGGACCCGCAGAAGGTGATCACCATCGGCGATCTCGGTGCGTCGGAGTTCGGTGTCCGATTCTCCGGCGTGTCCGGGGACAAGGCGGCAGCGCTCGCCGAGGCCGCCGGCCTCATCTCGCGGGGGAAGCTCCACATCCCGGTCGAGAAGTCGTACACACTCGCCGAGGCCCCGGCCGCGCACGCCGACAGCCAAGCCGGGCACACGCGCGGGCGCCGGGTCTTGGTCGTCTGA
- a CDS encoding allene oxide cyclase barrel-like domain-containing protein: protein MTAVDRETQNAEGGSGGAGPVAQEALDSGKLAFQGEMPMASALEPRQLALAAALAAGIFTPGVDPVDEVLDKCVIVDGLTEVIEKLAINEGSKNGSTDSGDYVDGFFDSDGKRVGTVTGTAVMLAKEPHIWQHHKSVTEFEDGTFETTGVIDGTAILHGLTQVFRVVGKTGRYAGKQGFMTLTIKDPQQRPPHYHTVFAMA from the coding sequence ATGACCGCAGTGGACCGGGAAACACAGAACGCGGAGGGCGGCTCCGGGGGAGCGGGCCCCGTCGCACAGGAGGCTCTGGACTCGGGAAAGCTGGCCTTCCAGGGCGAGATGCCGATGGCAAGCGCGTTGGAGCCCCGGCAATTGGCACTCGCCGCCGCGCTGGCTGCGGGCATCTTCACGCCCGGCGTCGACCCGGTCGACGAGGTGCTGGACAAGTGCGTCATCGTGGACGGGCTCACCGAAGTGATCGAGAAGCTCGCCATCAACGAGGGCAGCAAGAACGGCTCCACGGATTCCGGTGACTACGTGGACGGATTCTTCGACAGCGACGGAAAACGCGTGGGAACGGTCACGGGAACGGCTGTGATGCTGGCCAAGGAACCGCACATCTGGCAGCACCACAAGAGCGTCACGGAATTCGAGGACGGCACTTTCGAGACCACCGGAGTGATCGACGGTACGGCGATTCTGCACGGCCTCACCCAGGTATTCCGTGTGGTCGGCAAGACCGGCCGTTACGCGGGAAAGCAGGGCTTCATGACGCTCACCATCAAGGATCCCCAGCAGCGTCCCCCGCATTACCACACGGTCTTCGCGATGGCCTGA
- a CDS encoding TetR/AcrR family transcriptional regulator: MTVPSGRRERKKAATRQKIADTALRLFLERGYDAVGIRDVAAEADVAVTTLFSHFASKEALVFEQDENFEQRLTQAVTGRAPHEPLIPALRREIQALVRHCSADSAAPIWRMVDASPDLREYEESMRLRHAESLATAIAADPDLSRTTTACRTIARFAIDAHSLAREAADPEAAVDEIFRMIEAAWEVTHPSRRA, translated from the coding sequence ATGACCGTGCCGTCCGGACGCCGTGAGCGCAAGAAGGCCGCGACCCGCCAGAAGATCGCCGACACCGCCCTGCGGCTCTTCCTGGAACGCGGGTACGACGCGGTGGGCATCCGTGACGTGGCCGCTGAGGCCGACGTGGCCGTCACCACGCTCTTCTCCCACTTCGCCTCGAAAGAGGCCCTGGTGTTCGAGCAGGACGAGAACTTCGAGCAACGCCTCACCCAGGCGGTCACCGGCCGGGCGCCGCACGAGCCGCTCATCCCCGCGCTACGCCGCGAGATCCAGGCCCTGGTGCGGCACTGCTCGGCGGACAGCGCCGCCCCGATCTGGCGCATGGTCGACGCCTCGCCTGACCTGCGGGAGTACGAGGAGTCGATGAGGCTGCGCCACGCGGAGTCACTGGCGACGGCCATCGCCGCCGATCCCGACCTGTCCCGGACCACAACAGCCTGCCGGACGATCGCGAGGTTCGCGATCGACGCCCATTCACTGGCCCGCGAGGCGGCCGATCCGGAGGCCGCGGTGGACGAGATCTTCCGGATGATCGAGGCGGCCTGGGAGGTCACCCACCCCTCTCGACGCGCGTGA